Proteins encoded within one genomic window of Bacillus sp. F19:
- a CDS encoding LysR family transcriptional regulator, producing MEFTWLQTFVTAAECENFRRTAELLYISQPTVSVHIKLLEKELGVSLFERDGRRIKLTEEGRIYLKHAKELLSVYQNGLVKLQSFQQGFTSQFTLAISPLIADTILPYVLKKYCNQFPEVEISVKIIESSEIEKAVLNEKVDLGLSCSESTHPDLNCQLLYKDKVLLVAPHDGMDSESALPLNEEEVLTSNYLLTHNHPVYWDSLCRAVKTNYPGIRMMEVSQIHITKRFIVEGLGVSFLPASTVRREMLEGRLLEVDCPSIPLPEAHTYAIMKYTHKKQKEFLAFLSQFRI from the coding sequence ATGGAATTCACTTGGCTCCAAACATTTGTGACTGCTGCAGAATGCGAAAATTTCAGAAGAACAGCTGAGCTTCTCTACATTTCCCAGCCAACTGTTTCCGTTCATATCAAACTGCTTGAAAAAGAGCTCGGGGTTTCCTTATTTGAGCGAGATGGCCGGAGAATTAAGCTGACAGAAGAGGGAAGGATTTATTTGAAGCATGCAAAGGAGCTTCTTTCAGTTTATCAGAATGGGCTAGTAAAGCTTCAATCCTTTCAGCAGGGGTTTACATCGCAGTTTACCCTGGCTATTTCCCCGCTGATTGCGGACACGATTCTTCCTTATGTACTTAAAAAATACTGCAACCAGTTTCCTGAGGTAGAAATTTCCGTTAAAATTATTGAATCAAGCGAGATTGAAAAGGCGGTGCTGAATGAAAAGGTGGATCTGGGTTTGTCCTGTTCAGAAAGCACGCATCCAGATTTAAACTGTCAGCTTCTGTACAAAGATAAGGTATTACTTGTCGCCCCGCACGATGGTATGGATTCTGAAAGTGCACTCCCTCTTAATGAGGAAGAGGTTTTAACATCAAATTACCTTCTCACTCATAATCATCCTGTATACTGGGATTCCCTGTGCAGAGCTGTAAAAACAAACTATCCCGGCATTCGAATGATGGAGGTCTCCCAAATTCACATTACGAAACGGTTTATTGTCGAAGGACTTGGTGTTTCGTTTCTTCCAGCTTCAACTGTAAGGAGAGAAATGCTTGAAGGAAGACTGCTGGAGGTCGATTGTCCCTCTATTCCATTGCCCGAAGCTCATACATATGCCATCATGAAATACACTCATAAAAAGCAAAAAGAATTTTTAGCATTTCTTTCGCAGTTCAGAATTTAA
- a CDS encoding citrate synthase/methylcitrate synthase, with protein MVIKGLKGVAAAETAISHIDGVNGRLIYRGLDIGELTKNHSFEEVSYLLWHGEWPDSRQLLHLKKELKKHRELPEYLENLLISLPAEMDFMSVLRTAVSAAGPSNKDKPSYSDSIRLTAMMPTIIACRKSHLEGRPFVRPSAELDHVENYLYMLNGEKPAESKRKALETYMILTLEHGMNASTFSARVTVSTESDIYSAVTSAIGTMKGPLHGGAPSEVIAFLDEAAKSGNFEKLIREKINRGERLMGFGHRVYKTHDPRALALKSVLLEIAGKDEWLGLSLEVETAAVSLLQELKPGRALYTNVEFYAAAIMKSIQMESELFTPTFTASRVVGWTAHVLEQSENNTIFRPESHYIGRMPVV; from the coding sequence ATGGTTATCAAAGGATTAAAAGGCGTTGCAGCTGCTGAAACAGCAATCAGCCATATTGACGGGGTAAATGGCCGATTGATTTACAGAGGACTTGATATAGGGGAATTGACGAAAAATCATTCGTTCGAAGAAGTTTCGTATTTACTTTGGCATGGAGAATGGCCAGACTCTCGCCAGCTCCTTCACCTGAAAAAAGAACTGAAGAAACATCGCGAGCTTCCTGAGTATTTAGAAAATCTGCTAATCAGTCTCCCGGCTGAGATGGATTTTATGAGCGTTTTGAGAACAGCGGTTTCAGCAGCTGGTCCTTCAAATAAAGATAAGCCCTCTTATTCAGACAGCATCCGGTTAACGGCTATGATGCCGACAATCATCGCATGCAGAAAAAGCCATTTAGAAGGCAGGCCCTTTGTCCGCCCTTCAGCAGAGCTTGATCATGTTGAAAATTATCTTTATATGCTTAATGGAGAAAAGCCTGCGGAATCCAAGCGTAAGGCTCTGGAAACCTATATGATTTTAACTCTAGAGCATGGAATGAATGCTTCTACATTCTCGGCCAGAGTTACTGTCTCTACCGAGTCTGACATCTATTCAGCGGTGACCTCCGCTATTGGCACGATGAAAGGTCCGCTTCATGGAGGAGCACCCTCTGAAGTTATTGCCTTTTTAGATGAAGCGGCCAAAAGCGGTAATTTTGAAAAACTGATTCGGGAGAAAATAAATCGCGGGGAACGATTAATGGGGTTTGGCCATCGCGTATATAAAACGCATGACCCAAGAGCTTTGGCACTGAAATCAGTTTTACTTGAGATTGCAGGTAAGGATGAATGGCTTGGTCTTTCCCTAGAGGTGGAAACGGCTGCTGTCAGCCTGCTTCAAGAGCTGAAACCGGGAAGAGCATTATACACAAATGTTGAATTTTATGCTGCAGCCATTATGAAATCTATTCAAATGGAATCAGAGCTTTTCACCCCGACTTTTACAGCAAGCAGAGTTGTCGGCTGGACGGCTCATGTCCTGGAGCAGTCTGAAAATAATACGATTTTCAGACCGGAGTCTCACTATATTGGGAGAAT